A segment of the Streptomyces sp. NBC_00376 genome:
GTTCGTACAGGTCCTTGAGGCTGTCCAGCCCGGCATCGGTGGTCAGCGCCTTGGTGGCCGCGTCCAGCACCGGGTAGAGGCGGGTCGGGTTGAGCAGGACGCCGTCGCTCTGCACCTTGTTCACCAGCGCGCCCAGGAACTGCTGCTGGCGGTCCATCCGTTCGGTGTCGCTGCCGTTGCCGATCGACTTCCGGGCCCGTACGTACCCCAGCGCCTGCTCGCCGTTGAGCGTCTGGCGCCCGGCCGGGAGCTTCAGATGGGCGTCGGCGTCGTCGACCGGCTTCTTCAGGCAGACCTCGACCCCGTCCACGGCGTCCACTATGTCCTTGAAGCCGTTGAAGTCGACGACCATGTGGTGGTCGATCCGGACGCCGGTCATCTTCTCGACCGTACGGATCGTGCAGGCGGTGCCACCGAACTCGAAGGCCCAGTTGAACTGGGCGAATTGCTTCTTCGTGGCCGTGCCGTCCGCCCGGTGGCAGACCGGGATCCACACCATCAGGTCACGCGGCAGGGACATCGCGGTGACACTCTTCCGGTCCGCCGCGAGGTGGAGCAGGATCGTGGTGTCCGACCGCTGGCTGCCGCCGTCGTCACGGCCGTACTTGCGGTTGTCACCGGCCCGGCTGTCCGAGCCGATGAGCAGGATGTTCTCCGCGTCGCGCACCACGGAGGCGGGCCGCTCCCGCTCGTACACCTTGAGTTCGGCGGCCGCGGAGGTGTCGGTCCTGATGTTGCCGTCGAGCTTCCTGTACAGCCACCAGCCGACGCCCGCCGCGACCAGGACGACGAACGAGGCGCCGAGCGCGGTCCAGCGCAGCCAGTGGTGCCGGTGACCGGCCGCGGAGGCGCCGGATCCGTCCTCGGATCGCGACCCGGTCCCGCCCGCCGCCGAGTCGTCGGAGTCGTCCGGCGGGCCGGCGCTTTCGCTCACGTCTGCGTCCATCCTTCACGTTCGGCGGCGCGTCGGGCCGCCGGTCGCAGAAGTAGACGGCTGAACCTCACGCTTGGTTGTGTCTCCGGTGGTCAGTTACCGCCGATCATGTACCGGAGTTGACGCGAAGCCTCGAGGACTCGGCCCGGCTTGAGCCGGACGAGTGGTCCTCAGGGTGCTTGTCATACCGCGCTGTTGGTGACCCGTTCGCTCTCGACGCGCTTCGCCAGTCCCTCTTCGCCCAGCTGGTCCAAGTGGCGGCACAGGACCACGGAGCCCCCGGCGGCCAGCGGCGCGAACAGCCCCGCGGCCAGCCCCTCCCAGGTGTCGTACGAACGTCCCGTGAGCAGCCGCGATCCGGCGGTCAGACCGAGCGCGTCCGCGTCCTCGCGGGCCCGCGCCACCAACTGCGCCGACGTCAGCTCGACGCCGTCCACCGCCAGCGCGGGGGCGTCCGGGTCCACGGGGGCGAACGGCGCGAACCGGTCGCCCTGGCTCGGCACCTCCACCGCGTAGTCCGCGAAACCCTCGGGCGTCCGCGGGAACCTGCCGCCCAGCGGGCGCAGCGCCAGGGCGACCCGCTCGCCGCGGCAGGCCCGAGCGGCCTCCAGCGTGTCCGGGCCGCTGACCACGAGGTCGGCGCCGGCCGGGTCGCCCTGCACATCGGCGATCACGCCGACCGAGGAACAGGCGAGCAGCCAGACCGCGGACTGCCAGTGCGCGGGCAGCAGCAGTGCCAGCCGGTCGCCGGGCTCCGCGGCGAGATCGCCCTGGAGGAGATTGGCGGTCTTGGCCACCCAATTGGCGAAGGTGGCCACCGACAGTTCGACGCGTTCTCCGGTGGCGTCGTCGTAGAAAGTGACCAAGGGGCGGGCCGGGTCCGAGGCGAGCGCGGAACGCAGCAGGTCGGCAGGGGTTCGGTCGGTGGCGTTCATCCGCGCAAGATTACGCGGCGGCGGCCGGCCCGGCGGGACGGAGGAGCGGCTGCTGCACCGGATCGGCAGACGGACCGTCAATTGCACGGATCCGTCCAGGTGGCCGTAGTTACCGGTGTATGCCCAGGATTATCCGTATGCGTCCCTTCATTGCATCCTCGATCGGTGTCACCTGTGCGGCCGTACTCGTTCTGCCGCTGGCCGTGCCCGCGGGCGCCGCCCCCGACACCAGCACCGTCCCCGCCGAGTCCGCCGAGCCCGTCGACGTCCCGGGCTCGACGCAGTCCCTGCCGATGCGGACCCTGCCAGCGCCGTCCGACCGGTCCACCGGCGAACCCACCCGCGCGGCCGTGCCCGAACAGGGGCTGCCCGAGCGCGAGGTCCACCCCTTCTCCATGGTCGGCGTCGTCTGGGACGACGCCGACACCGAACTCCACGGCACCGTCCAGGTCCGCACCCGCGCGACCGGCACCGGCCAGTGGTCCGACTGGCAGGACCTGGAGACGCACAACGCCGAGCACTCCGCCGACCCCGGCACCGCCGAGCGCGATTCCGGGGCCGTACGAGGCTCCACCGCCCCGCTCTGGGTCGGCGACTCGGACGCCGTAGCGGTCCGGGTGCGCCCCGAGGCCCCGGACCCGCAGGACCGGACCGGCACCGCGGTACCGCTGCCCGACGGGCTGCGCCTCGAACTCGTCGACCCCGGCGAGGACCCGCAGCAATCCCCCGCGACCGGCGACGAGACCGAGCCGGGCGCCCAGGCCGAGCCGGACACCGGCACAGCCGTCGCAGCGGGCGCCCAGGACGACGCCGCCGTCGACGAACGCACCGCACCCCTCTCCCCGAGCGTGCTTCCCGCCCTGAACAAGGCTCAGTCCGAGGCGCAGGGCGAGGCACAGGCAGGCCTCGCGCCCGGCACCCGGCCGTACATCGGCCCCCGTCCGCGCATCGTCACCCGCAAGGGCTGGGGCGCCGACGAGAAGCTCAGGGAGAGCAAGTTCGTCTACACGAGCACGGTCAAGGCCGCCTTCATCCACCACAGCGCCACTGGCAACAACTACAAGTGCTCCCAGGCACCCTCGGTCCTGCGCGGCATCTACCGCTACCACGTCAAGAGCACCGGCTGGCGCGACATCGGCTACAACTTCGCCGTCGACAAGTGCGGAAACATCTACGAAGGACGGGCGGGCGGCGTCACCAGGGCTGTCCTGGGAGCGCACACGCTCGGCTTCAACACCAACAGCATGGGCATCGCGGTGCTCGGCACCTTCACCAAGTCCAACCCGCCTGCCGCCGCGGTGAACGCCGTCGCGAAGCTCACCGCCTGGAAGCTCGGACTGTTCGGCGCCGACCCGCGCGGCAAGGCCACCCTCGTCTCGGGCGGCGGGAACAAGTACAAGAAGGGCAAGAAGGTCAAACTCAACGTCATCTCCGGCCACCGGGACGGCTTCGCAACCGATTGCCCCGGAGCGCGTCTCTACAAGAAACTCGGCTCGGCCCGGACCAGCTCCGCCAAGCTTCAGGGCCGCTGAACGGAACGGGAAGCTGCTGCGGGCCGCTGCGGGCCGCTGACCGGGGACGGCCGAACCGGTCTGCATACACTGGCCAGCCGAAACCAGGCCAGGCCCCAGCAGGAAGCAGAGTCAGTGCTGTGACAGAGGCAAAAGAAGCGATCCTCCTGGTCGGTGGGAAGGGAACCCGGCTGCGCCCGCTCACGGTGCACACGCCCAAGCCCATGGTTCCGGCAGCGGGCGTTCCGTTCCTCACCCACCAGCTGGCGCGCGCCCGTGCCGCCGGGGTCGAGCACATCGTGCTCGCGACGTCGTACCTGGCAGAGGTCTTCGAACCGTACTTCGGCGACGGCTCGTCGCTCGGCCTGCACATCGAGTACGTCACCGAACGCGAACCGCTCGGCACCGGCGGGGCGATACGCAACGTCGCGTCCCGGCTGACCTCGGGTCCGGACGACCCGGTGCTCATCTTCAACGGTGACATCCTCACCGGCCTGGACATCCGGGCCCTGGTCGCCTCGCACACCGAATCCGGAGCGGACGTCTCCCTCCACCTCACCCGCGTCGACGACCCGCGCGCCTTCGGCCTGGTACCGACGGACGGCAGCGGCAGGGTCACCGCTTTCCTGGAGAAGCCCGAGACGCCCGAGGAGATCGTCACCGATCAGATCAACGCGGGGGCGTACATCTTCCGCCGCTCGGTCATCGACAACATCCCGGCCGGCCGGCCGGTCTCCGTCGAGCGCGAGACCTTCCCCGGACTGCTCGCCTCCGGAGCGCACCTCCAGGGCATGGTCGACTCCACGTACTGGCTGGACCTCGGCACCCCGCAGGCCTTCGTACGCGGCTCCGCCGATCTGGTCCTGGGCCGCGCCCCGTCCCCGGCCGTCCCCGGCAGATGCGGCGAGGCGCTCGTGCTGCCGACGGCCTCCGTCGCCGACGACGCCAAGATCAGCGGCGGCACGGTGGTCGCGGAGGGCGCCCTGATCGGCGCGGGAGCCCGGGTCGACGGCTCCGCGATACTGGCCGGCGCGGTCGTCGAACCAGGGGCCGTGATCAAGGACTCGCTGGTCGGAGCCGGTGCCCGGATCGGCAGCCGTACGGTGCTCACGGACGCGGTGATCGGGGACCGGGCCCGGGTCGGCGCCGACAACGAACTCCGCGACGGCATCCGCATCTGGTGCGGGGCGGTCCTCCCGGACGCGGCGGTGCGCTTCTCCTCCGACGAATAGACGGTGCGCTTCTCCTCGCGACGCATGGCCCGACGGGCAGCCGGACACCGGCCGCAGCGCTTACCCTCGACAGGCACCCCGACGACCGAGGACCTCACCGTGGCAGGACGATTCGCTCCCCACAGCTCTCCCCGCGCGGCCGTCCCGCACCAGGCGGCGGCCCGGGCGGCGACCCCGGCGGCGGACGCGCTGACCCGTGAGTGGACCCCGCCCGGCCCCTTCGACCTGCGCCTGGTCGTCGGCCCACTGCGCCGCGGCCCCGCCGACCCCACGTACCGGATGACCGGGGACGGCACGGCCTGGCGGGCCAGCCGCACACCCGCCGGCCCCGGCACCCTCCGCCTCACCGCCCGGGGCGGCCGGATCGAGGCGGCGGCCTGGGGCCCCGGCGCACCGTGGCTGCTGGACCGGCTCCCGACGCTGCTCGGCGCGACGGACGACCCGGACGCCTTCCGCCCGCGCCACCGGCTGCTCGCCCTGACCCGGCACCGCCGCCCCGGCCTGCGCCTGCTGCGCACCGGCCTGGTCATGGAGTCCCTGATCCCCTCGATCCTGGAACAGAAGGTCACCACCGACGAGGCCTACCGCGCCTGGCGGTTCCTGGTCCGGAAGTACGGCACCCCGGCACCCGGCCCCACGGACCGCGCCGCGTTCACCGCGCTGGGTCTGCACGTCATGCCCGACGCCCGCACCTGGTCCCTGATCCCGTCCTGGGAATGGCACCGCGCGGGCGTCGACGCCCAACGCTCGGGCACGATCCTGCGCGCGGTACGTGTGGCCCGCCGCCTGGAGGAGGCGGCGGCCATGGAGCTCCCGGAGGCCATGGCCCGCCTGGAACTGATCCCCGGGATCGGCCCCTGGACCTCGGCCGAGACGCTCCAGCGCTCGAACGGTGCGGCGGACGCGGTCACCGTCGGCGATCTCCACCTCCCCGGCATCGTCGGCCACGCCCTGGCGGGCAACCGGGACGCCGACGACGAGGAGATGCTCGCCCTGCTCGCTCCGTACGAGGGGCAGCGCCACCGGGCGACCCGCCTCATCCTGCTCTCCGGCCACACCCCGGCCCGCCGCGCCCCGCGCATGACCCGGGGCGACATCGCCCGCCTGTAGAACCCGCCGGGCCGCGTCCGTGAAGCCCCGTCCCGGCGCACCTCGACGAACCCGCCCGCGCCCCGCCTCAGCGCACCTCGATGAACCTCTCCGCGTCCCGCCCCGGCCGCGCCGCGGGGTCGGCCGCCGCGCGACCCACCGCCACCGCACCCAGCGGATCCCAGCTCTCCGGCAGCTCCAGCACCTCACGCACCACGGAGCGGCAGAACATCGTCGACGACACCCACGCCGAGCCGAGCCGCTCGCCCGCCAGCGCCACCAGGAAGTTCTGGATGCCGGCCCCCGCGGCGACCACGAACATCTCGCGCTCCGCCGTGTCCCGCCGCTCGTCCCCGTACGTGTGGGAGCCGTCCATCACCAGGCACGGCACCACCAGATACGGCGCCCGGCGCAGCACATCGCCCCGCCGCACCCGCTTGGCGATGGACTCCTCGCTCTTCCCGTCGCTTCGCAGATCCGCGATCCACGCGTCCCGCATCGCGTCGAGCAGCCGGGTCCGCGACTCCTCGGACTCCAGCAGGACGAACCGCCACGGCGTCGTGTGATGCGGCGCGGGCGCCGTCACCGCCGCGGCCACGGCCCGCCGCACCGCCCCCGGGTCCACCGGATCGTCGGTGAACTCGCGGACCGTACGCCGCAGGGTCACCGCCTCCCGCACCGCCTCCGACGTACCGAGCCGGAACATGTCGTCGGCCGTGACCCGCACCATCGCGCGGGCACCACCGGCGTCCGCCGCGTCCACCACATGGCCGAGACCCCGCACCACCGCGACGGGCAGCCCGTCCGCCTTGCCCTTGACCAGGTCACCGGCCGAGGCCAGCTCGTCGGCGGTGGCGACCACGGTGGCGCTCAGCGGATTGCCGTACGCGTCCGTGCCGCCGCGCAGATCGTCCAGCACCCGGACCCCGGCCGCCCCGATCGCCACATCGGTCAGCCCGTTGCGCCACGGGCGTCCGAAGGTGTCCGTGACGACGACCCCGACCTCCACGCCGAGCGTGTCCCGCAGCCCGTCACGGATCGCCCGCGCCGAGGCGTCCGGGTCCTCGGGCAGCAACAGCACCGTCCCGGCGGGGGTGTTCGAGGCGTCGACCCCGGCCGCGGCCATGACCAGACCCTGCCGGTTCTCCACGATCCGCAGCGTGCCGCGCCGCGCCACCACCCGTACCGTCTCGGCGTCGATCGCCGCCTCGCGGTCGGCGGCCTCGACGATCCGGCCCTCCGCCTTGGAGACGATCTTCGAGGTGACCAGCAGGACATCACCGTCGACCAGACCCGGCCCGGTCGCGGCGATCAGCTTCGCCAGGTCGTCCCCGGCCCGCACCTCGGGCATGCCGGGCAGCGCCCAGACCCGGTACGAGGGCGCCCCGTCGGCGCTCACGCCTGTACCTCCTCGGCCAGCGCCAGGGCCTGCCGGGCCATCTCGGCCGTCGCGTCGACATCGGTCATCATCAGCGGCACGGCACGGCAGCGGATGCCCGCGGCCTCCACCTCGCCGACCGCCCCGGCGTCCACCGTGTCGACGAGCCAGCCGTCGAGCAGCCCGGAGCCGTAGTGCGTGGCCACGGCCGACGCCGTCGACTCGACGCCCACCGCGGCGAGCACCTTGTCCGCCATGCCGCGCACGGGCGCGTCGCCGACGATGGGGGAGAGGCCGACGACCGGCACCCCGGCCTCGGCGATGGCCTCCCGGATCCCGGGCACGGCGAGGATCGTCCCCACCGACACGACGGGGTTGGACGGCGGGAAGAGGATCACGTCCGCCTCGGCGATGGCCTCCAGCACCCCCGGAGCCGGCTTGGCCTGGTCGGCGCCGACCGGCACGATCGCCTGTGCCTCGACCGAGGCACGCAGCTTCACCCAGTACTCCTGGAAGTGGATCGCCCGGCGCTCGCCGTCCATGTCGACCGCGACATGCGTCTCGACCCGGTCGTCGGACATCGGCAGCAGCCGGACCCCCGGCTTCCAGCGCGCGCAGAGCGCCTCGGTGACGGCGCTCAGCGGATAGCCCGCGCCCAGCATCTGCGTGCGGACGATGTGCGTCGCGAAGTCACGGTCGCCGAGGCCGAACCACTCAGGCCCCACGCCGTACGCCGCGAGCTCCTCCTTGACGTGGAAGCTCTCGTCCGTACGCCCCCAGCCCTGCTCCTCGTTGATGCCACCGCCGAGGGTGTACATCACGGTGTCGAGGTCGGGGCAGACCTTCAGCCCGAACAGATGGATGTCGTCACCGGTGTTGCCGATCACCGTGATGTCCGCGTCGGGCGCGGCCTGCTTGAGGCCACGCAGAAAACGAGCACCACCGATACCGCCGGCCAGAACCACAATGCGCATGCACAGCAGTTTGTCAGGCGGGTACGACATCCACGGCCGCCGGGGCGCACTGCGCCGCGTGCATCGGCATCTCGGTCAGTCCCGGGTAGTAGATGTGCAGACTGACGGCCGGTTCGAAGGAGTCGTTGACCACTTCGTGCGCGTAACCGGGCGCGAAGACCCGCTGCGCGCCGGAGTCCAGCGCCCGGGTGGCGCGCTCGGTGCGCTCGGTCAACCGTCCTTCCAGCACGGTCAGTACGCCGGAGGACGGACCGTGGTCGTGGAGCCCGCTGCCCTGGCCGGGCACCCAGCTGAGCAGCCAGACCTCGTAGCCGAGTGGGGCCTCCCCTGCTCGTGCGGAGCCGAGAGCTTGGGGAACCGTGCGCAGCCGGTGGTACCAGCGGGTGGTGGTGTCGTACCGGACGAGGGGTGCCCACTGCGCGCGGTCGGCCGCGATGGTGCGGGCGAGCCCGACGAACTCGGCCACGGTGGCGGGGTGCTCGCGGGCGGGCTGGAGGAGGTGCTGGACTTCGAGGATGTCGCCGGCGATCTGGAGGTCGCTGTTGCTGTTCATGGATGAGGTGGTTCCTCGGCATGGGGGGTGCATGTGCGGGGTGTCACGGAGACCGGAGAGCCTCGGCCGCGCGGAGACGAAGAAGCAGGGAAGAGAAGAAACCTGCCGACAGCGCTGCGCAGAGGTTCTGCGAGAGGAGCTGGGTCAGAGCCGGCGCCCTGGGGGCATCAACAGCTGTGACAGCTGGAACAGCAACAGCGGGCCTGGACAGCGGTGCGGAACCCACGGACGTGGGTGGCGTACATCGCGGCGGTCGCTGGCATGAAGTCAAGGAGACCGGCTGCGCACTCCACTGTCAACCTGATGCCCGATTTGGTGGCAATGTTTCACCTCATCCGGTTGCCAGGAGCGGGGAAGGGTTTATGCATCCACCGCGCCGGAGATGTGGCGCACCAGCCGCGCCCCCAAACGTCATTGAGGCTCCGTGACCCGAATGTGATCTTGGTCGCTTCGGTGCTCGAATCGCAACAACGGGGCGATTCCGGTCGTCTCACTCAGTGAGAAGCGGGGGTGCGGGCGAGCTCCATGGCATATGTCAGGTTTTTGGTGATTTGCACACTTTCCGCATAGGCTTGGTTCCGCAGGGTGAATACCGGGGCCGATAGCAGATCTTCGCTTGACTGGCCTGGAGCTACACACTTGTAATTTCACTCGTGTCGTTCGGCCGCAATCAGTAACGGCCGCATCACGGGACGCAAGAGACAGACGAGGGGCGCACATGACCGAGCTGTTCCAGCAACTGCTGGTCGAGGACGCGGACGAGGAACTCGGCTGGCAGGAGCGCGCACTGTGCGCCCAGACCGATCCCGAGTCCTTCTTCCCCGAGAAGGGCGGATCCACCCGCGAGGCCAAGAAGGTCTGTCTCGCCTGTGAGGTCCGGTCCGAATGCCTTGAATATGCCCTTTCCAATGACGAGCGCTTCGGCATCTGGGGCGGCCTCTCCGAACGTGAACGGCGCCGGCTGAAGAAGGCCGCCATCTGATCCGAGGCCGCCGCCCGACAACCCGGAGACCGCCGCCCGACAACCGGACATCCGGACCACGAACGACCATGGCCCGTCGCCTGCTCCCGGCCCGCAGACGACGGGCCATCGCCGTGCCCGCCGCGGCTCCACCCCCGCCCGGCCACGGCCCCGTTCGAGCGCTCGGCGCCATCGTGGTTATCCGTACCCGTTAGTGTGGGGCCCCGTCCGAGACGCGCCAACGCCCCGACAGGGCGCGCGTGTACACCGATGCAGCCCCCGGGGTGACGCCCCCCGGACCCGGCCGGAGGGCCCGTACCTCGATGTCCGTGCACAGCCAATCGGCGGCGCCGTACGCGGCCGCCGCCACCCCAGAGTTCCCCCGGCACGTCGTCACCGCCGTGCTCGTCTCCCACGACGGCGCACGCTGGCTGCCCGACGCGCTCGCCGGGCTGCTCGGGCAGGAACGCCCCGTACAGAACATCGTCGCCGCCGACACCGGCAGCGCCGACGACTCCGCGCGGCTGGTCACCGAGGCGCTCGGCGCCGAACGGGTCCTGCACCTCGCGCGCCGTACGAGCTTCGGCACCGCCGTCGAAGAGGCGACCCGCACGGCCGGTGTCCTCACCCCCGAGGACCTGCCGTACCTGAAGCGCCCCGGCAGCTGGGACCCCGTCAGCAGGAGCTGGCGCGACGACGCCTACGACCTGCCCGAACTGCCGCACGGCGAACCGGTGCAGTGGCTCTGGCTGCTCCACGACGACTGCGCCCCCGAGCCCGACGCGCTCGCCGAACTGCTGCGCGTCGTCGACGCCGACCCGCACGCCGCGATCATCGGCCCCAAGCTCCGCGGCTGGTACGACCGCAAGCAACTGCTCGAGGTCGGTGTCTCCATCGCCAACAGCGGACGCCGCTGGACCGGACTCGACCGCCGCGAGCAGGACCAGGGCCAGCACGACCAGGTCCGTACCGTGCTCTCCGTCTCCACCGCCGGCATGCTGATCCGCCGTGACATCTGGGAGGAGCTCGGCGGGTTCGACCGCAGGCTCCCCCTGATGCGTGACGACGTCGACCTGTGCTGGCGCGCGCACGTCGCGGGACACCGGGTGCTCGTCGCCCCCGACGCCGTCCTCCGGCACGCCGAGGCATCCGCCCGCGAGCGCCGCCCCATCGACTGCGCGGGGCGCTCCGTCGCCTCACCGCACCGCGTCGACAAGGCCGGCGCCGTCTACACGATGCTGGTCAACGCCCGTGCCAAGGCGCTGCCCTGGGTGATGCTCCGGCTCGTCGTCGGCACCCTGCTGCGCACCCTCGCCTATCTCGTCGGCAAGGTGCCCGGCCAGGCACTCGACGAGGTCGCCGGGTTCTTCGGCACCCTGCTGCGGCCCGGCCGGGTCCTCGCGGCCCGGCGCAGCCGCGGCAAGGGCGCCGTGGACCAGACCGAACTGCGTGGCCTCTTCCCGCCGCCCGGCGCCACCGTCCGCGCCACCGTGGACCAGGTCGCCGGGAACTTCGGCAGCTCCGACGCCGACTCGGGCGGCTCCCGGCACGGCGCCGTGGAGTCCGGCCCCGGCGGCGACGACGCCGACTTCCTGGAGATCGAGCAGTTCGCGCGGCTCAAGCGGATCGGGCGCAAGCCCGGCCCGGTGCTCTTCGCCGTGCTGCTCCTCGTCTCGCTGGTCGCCTGCCGCGGCCTCCTCGGCGGCGGAGCGCTGGCCGGCGG
Coding sequences within it:
- a CDS encoding LCP family glycopolymer transferase, with product MDADVSESAGPPDDSDDSAAGGTGSRSEDGSGASAAGHRHHWLRWTALGASFVVLVAAGVGWWLYRKLDGNIRTDTSAAAELKVYERERPASVVRDAENILLIGSDSRAGDNRKYGRDDGGSQRSDTTILLHLAADRKSVTAMSLPRDLMVWIPVCHRADGTATKKQFAQFNWAFEFGGTACTIRTVEKMTGVRIDHHMVVDFNGFKDIVDAVDGVEVCLKKPVDDADAHLKLPAGRQTLNGEQALGYVRARKSIGNGSDTERMDRQQQFLGALVNKVQSDGVLLNPTRLYPVLDAATKALTTDAGLDSLKDLYELVRGMRDVPTDKVQFLTVPRQPYAANRNRDELVQPDANRLFKRLRDDDPVAVVPADRLKHDDEKNNGKNNAAADTPDASGPTPTPTYSGNNAAADLCKQ
- a CDS encoding TIGR03089 family protein codes for the protein MNATDRTPADLLRSALASDPARPLVTFYDDATGERVELSVATFANWVAKTANLLQGDLAAEPGDRLALLLPAHWQSAVWLLACSSVGVIADVQGDPAGADLVVSGPDTLEAARACRGERVALALRPLGGRFPRTPEGFADYAVEVPSQGDRFAPFAPVDPDAPALAVDGVELTSAQLVARAREDADALGLTAGSRLLTGRSYDTWEGLAAGLFAPLAAGGSVVLCRHLDQLGEEGLAKRVESERVTNSAV
- a CDS encoding N-acetylmuramoyl-L-alanine amidase; translated protein: MRPFIASSIGVTCAAVLVLPLAVPAGAAPDTSTVPAESAEPVDVPGSTQSLPMRTLPAPSDRSTGEPTRAAVPEQGLPEREVHPFSMVGVVWDDADTELHGTVQVRTRATGTGQWSDWQDLETHNAEHSADPGTAERDSGAVRGSTAPLWVGDSDAVAVRVRPEAPDPQDRTGTAVPLPDGLRLELVDPGEDPQQSPATGDETEPGAQAEPDTGTAVAAGAQDDAAVDERTAPLSPSVLPALNKAQSEAQGEAQAGLAPGTRPYIGPRPRIVTRKGWGADEKLRESKFVYTSTVKAAFIHHSATGNNYKCSQAPSVLRGIYRYHVKSTGWRDIGYNFAVDKCGNIYEGRAGGVTRAVLGAHTLGFNTNSMGIAVLGTFTKSNPPAAAVNAVAKLTAWKLGLFGADPRGKATLVSGGGNKYKKGKKVKLNVISGHRDGFATDCPGARLYKKLGSARTSSAKLQGR
- a CDS encoding NDP-sugar synthase — its product is MTEAKEAILLVGGKGTRLRPLTVHTPKPMVPAAGVPFLTHQLARARAAGVEHIVLATSYLAEVFEPYFGDGSSLGLHIEYVTEREPLGTGGAIRNVASRLTSGPDDPVLIFNGDILTGLDIRALVASHTESGADVSLHLTRVDDPRAFGLVPTDGSGRVTAFLEKPETPEEIVTDQINAGAYIFRRSVIDNIPAGRPVSVERETFPGLLASGAHLQGMVDSTYWLDLGTPQAFVRGSADLVLGRAPSPAVPGRCGEALVLPTASVADDAKISGGTVVAEGALIGAGARVDGSAILAGAVVEPGAVIKDSLVGAGARIGSRTVLTDAVIGDRARVGADNELRDGIRIWCGAVLPDAAVRFSSDE
- a CDS encoding DNA-3-methyladenine glycosylase family protein, giving the protein MAGRFAPHSSPRAAVPHQAAARAATPAADALTREWTPPGPFDLRLVVGPLRRGPADPTYRMTGDGTAWRASRTPAGPGTLRLTARGGRIEAAAWGPGAPWLLDRLPTLLGATDDPDAFRPRHRLLALTRHRRPGLRLLRTGLVMESLIPSILEQKVTTDEAYRAWRFLVRKYGTPAPGPTDRAAFTALGLHVMPDARTWSLIPSWEWHRAGVDAQRSGTILRAVRVARRLEEAAAMELPEAMARLELIPGIGPWTSAETLQRSNGAADAVTVGDLHLPGIVGHALAGNRDADDEEMLALLAPYEGQRHRATRLILLSGHTPARRAPRMTRGDIARL
- a CDS encoding coenzyme F420-0:L-glutamate ligase, translating into MSADGAPSYRVWALPGMPEVRAGDDLAKLIAATGPGLVDGDVLLVTSKIVSKAEGRIVEAADREAAIDAETVRVVARRGTLRIVENRQGLVMAAAGVDASNTPAGTVLLLPEDPDASARAIRDGLRDTLGVEVGVVVTDTFGRPWRNGLTDVAIGAAGVRVLDDLRGGTDAYGNPLSATVVATADELASAGDLVKGKADGLPVAVVRGLGHVVDAADAGGARAMVRVTADDMFRLGTSEAVREAVTLRRTVREFTDDPVDPGAVRRAVAAAVTAPAPHHTTPWRFVLLESEESRTRLLDAMRDAWIADLRSDGKSEESIAKRVRRGDVLRRAPYLVVPCLVMDGSHTYGDERRDTAEREMFVVAAGAGIQNFLVALAGERLGSAWVSSTMFCRSVVREVLELPESWDPLGAVAVGRAAADPAARPGRDAERFIEVR
- the cofD gene encoding 2-phospho-L-lactate transferase, which produces MRIVVLAGGIGGARFLRGLKQAAPDADITVIGNTGDDIHLFGLKVCPDLDTVMYTLGGGINEEQGWGRTDESFHVKEELAAYGVGPEWFGLGDRDFATHIVRTQMLGAGYPLSAVTEALCARWKPGVRLLPMSDDRVETHVAVDMDGERRAIHFQEYWVKLRASVEAQAIVPVGADQAKPAPGVLEAIAEADVILFPPSNPVVSVGTILAVPGIREAIAEAGVPVVGLSPIVGDAPVRGMADKVLAAVGVESTASAVATHYGSGLLDGWLVDTVDAGAVGEVEAAGIRCRAVPLMMTDVDATAEMARQALALAEEVQA
- a CDS encoding cysteine dioxygenase; this translates as MNSNSDLQIAGDILEVQHLLQPAREHPATVAEFVGLARTIAADRAQWAPLVRYDTTTRWYHRLRTVPQALGSARAGEAPLGYEVWLLSWVPGQGSGLHDHGPSSGVLTVLEGRLTERTERATRALDSGAQRVFAPGYAHEVVNDSFEPAVSLHIYYPGLTEMPMHAAQCAPAAVDVVPA
- a CDS encoding WhiB family transcriptional regulator, which encodes MTELFQQLLVEDADEELGWQERALCAQTDPESFFPEKGGSTREAKKVCLACEVRSECLEYALSNDERFGIWGGLSERERRRLKKAAI